A region from the Armatimonadota bacterium genome encodes:
- the ychF gene encoding redox-regulated ATPase YchF: MLRAGNVGLPNVGKSTLFNAVVANAQAQAANFPFCTIEPNVGIVSVPDSRLEVLAKISGSENILPARVEFVDIAGLVKGASKGEGLGNQFLANIREVDAIVHVVRCFENDDIIHVAGSVDPLRDIEIINIELTLSDMAQVERRIERARKDAKTSKTAVHEVSALEKIQPVLEAGGSARSVKLTEDEAAAVKPLGLLTGKPVIYAANVSEADLATGNKWVDQIREFAAKEGSQVIVISAQVESELVELDEADRDEFLKALGVEEGGLKSLIRATYDLLGLQTYFTTGPKETRAWTITKGMTAPQAAGVIHTDFERGFIRAQTVAYKDLVECGSEKAAKEKGLVRSEGKEYVVQEGDVMLFLFNV, encoded by the coding sequence ATGCTACGCGCCGGAAATGTAGGTCTGCCCAACGTCGGAAAATCGACGCTCTTCAACGCCGTTGTGGCAAATGCGCAAGCGCAGGCCGCCAACTTCCCCTTCTGCACCATCGAGCCGAACGTCGGCATCGTCAGTGTGCCGGACTCCCGCTTGGAAGTCCTCGCCAAGATCAGCGGTTCGGAAAACATCCTCCCCGCCCGCGTCGAATTCGTCGACATCGCCGGTCTGGTCAAGGGCGCGAGCAAGGGTGAAGGGCTCGGCAACCAGTTCCTCGCCAATATCCGCGAGGTCGACGCCATCGTCCACGTGGTCCGATGCTTCGAAAACGACGACATTATCCACGTCGCCGGTTCCGTCGATCCCCTCCGCGATATCGAAATCATCAACATCGAGCTGACCTTGTCCGACATGGCCCAGGTCGAGCGGCGCATCGAGCGCGCTCGCAAGGACGCCAAGACCAGCAAGACCGCCGTTCACGAGGTCTCCGCGCTGGAAAAGATTCAGCCCGTCCTCGAAGCTGGCGGCTCGGCCCGCTCGGTCAAACTCACCGAGGATGAAGCCGCCGCCGTCAAACCGCTCGGACTCCTCACCGGCAAACCGGTCATCTACGCCGCCAACGTCAGCGAAGCCGACCTCGCCACCGGCAACAAATGGGTTGACCAGATCCGCGAGTTCGCCGCCAAAGAAGGTTCGCAAGTCATCGTCATTTCTGCTCAGGTCGAGTCGGAACTGGTCGAACTCGACGAAGCCGACCGCGACGAATTCCTCAAGGCGCTTGGAGTCGAAGAAGGCGGCCTGAAGTCGCTCATCCGCGCCACCTACGACCTCCTTGGCCTGCAAACCTACTTCACCACCGGCCCGAAAGAAACCCGCGCCTGGACCATCACCAAGGGCATGACCGCCCCGCAGGCGGCAGGCGTCATCCACACGGATTTCGAGCGCGGCTTCATCCGCGCCCAAACGGTCGCCTACAAGGACCTCGTCGAGTGTGGCTCGGAAAAGGCCGCCAAAGAAAAGGGACTGGTCCGAAGCGAGGGTAAGGAGTACGTCGTCCAAGAGGGCGACGTGATGCTGTTCCTCTTTAACGTCTAA
- a CDS encoding carbonic anhydrase, protein MDSHLRLLEANKVWVAEKLGADPDFFQRLVDGQQPEYLWIGCADSRVPAEEITGTMPGELFVHRNIANQVIHTDFNMLSVLQYAVEVLKVKHVIVCGHYGCGGVMNALTNRNLGLINKWLRHIKDVYRIHRAELDAIEDEEARFRRLVEWNTIEQVTNLAETSIVQKSWAENGFPVLHGWVYDLGTGIIDELVTIKTPDVLEPIYRYDFEPGTLRR, encoded by the coding sequence ATGGATAGCCACTTGAGGCTTTTGGAAGCGAATAAGGTGTGGGTGGCGGAAAAGCTCGGGGCGGACCCCGATTTCTTCCAGCGACTCGTTGATGGGCAACAGCCCGAATACCTTTGGATCGGGTGCGCCGACAGCCGGGTTCCGGCCGAGGAGATCACCGGCACGATGCCGGGCGAGTTGTTCGTGCATCGCAATATCGCCAACCAAGTGATCCATACCGACTTCAACATGCTGAGCGTGCTTCAGTACGCGGTGGAAGTACTGAAGGTGAAACACGTCATCGTGTGCGGGCACTACGGGTGCGGAGGCGTGATGAATGCGCTGACGAACCGCAACCTCGGGCTCATCAACAAATGGCTCCGGCATATCAAGGACGTGTATCGAATCCACCGGGCCGAACTCGACGCGATCGAGGACGAAGAGGCGAGGTTCCGCCGCCTGGTCGAGTGGAACACGATCGAGCAGGTGACGAATTTGGCGGAGACGAGCATCGTGCAGAAAAGCTGGGCCGAGAACGGGTTCCCGGTCCTGCACGGCTGGGTGTACGACCTCGGCACGGGCATTATCGACGAGCTCGTGACGATCAAGACGCCGGACGTGCTGGAGCCGATTTACCGCTACGATTTCGAGCCGGGCACGCTTAGACGTTAA
- the pruA gene encoding L-glutamate gamma-semialdehyde dehydrogenase, translating to MNFGTFDYRLPVNEPVLSYAPGSKEKETLKAVLAELKGQKADVPMYIGGDEVRTGKLVEMHPPHETSHLLGHFHAGDGTHVHQAVEAALAAREEWSNTSWENRAAIFLRAADLIATKYRPYMNGTTMLGQSKNAYQAEIDSACEIIDFLRFNVHYLDQIYRQQPMSVSGLHNRLEYRPLEGFVLAVTPFNFTAIGGNLPTAPAMCGNVVVWKPANTQVYSAQMFMRILKEAGLPDGVINLVYVDGPTVGEVCFNHRDFAGVHFTGSTGVFNRMWQQIGAALATNKYKSYPRIVGETGGKDFVIAHPSADVDVVVTALLRGAFEFQGQKCSAASRCYIPSNIADEVKSKLVAGVQSFKMGTVEDFTNFVNAVIDEKSFDSIARYIDQAKADGQKILVGGGHDKSKGYFIEPTVIETSDAKYTTMCEEIFGPVLTLYVYDESKWDETLTLIDETSPYALTGAVISQDRYAIEQATKALRNCAGNFYINDKPTGAVVGQQPFGGARASGTNDKAGSALNLYRWLSARTIKETFVPPTDYKYPFLGEK from the coding sequence ATGAACTTTGGGACATTCGACTATCGTCTCCCTGTCAACGAACCCGTATTGAGCTACGCCCCCGGCTCCAAGGAAAAGGAAACGCTGAAAGCCGTCCTCGCCGAGCTGAAGGGCCAAAAGGCCGACGTGCCCATGTACATCGGCGGCGACGAGGTTCGAACCGGGAAATTGGTCGAAATGCACCCGCCCCACGAGACCAGCCACCTGCTCGGCCACTTCCACGCGGGTGACGGAACCCATGTCCACCAGGCCGTCGAAGCCGCCCTCGCCGCACGCGAAGAGTGGTCGAACACCAGTTGGGAGAACCGCGCCGCCATCTTCCTGCGCGCCGCCGACCTTATCGCCACCAAGTACCGCCCGTACATGAACGGCACCACGATGCTCGGCCAAAGCAAGAACGCCTACCAAGCCGAGATCGATAGCGCCTGCGAAATCATCGACTTCCTGCGGTTCAACGTCCACTACCTCGACCAGATTTACCGTCAGCAGCCGATGAGCGTTTCCGGCCTCCACAACCGCCTGGAATACCGCCCGCTCGAGGGCTTCGTGCTCGCGGTCACGCCGTTCAACTTCACCGCCATCGGCGGCAACCTGCCGACCGCCCCCGCCATGTGTGGCAACGTGGTGGTTTGGAAGCCGGCCAACACGCAGGTCTATTCTGCCCAGATGTTCATGCGCATCCTCAAGGAAGCCGGTCTGCCCGACGGCGTCATCAACCTCGTGTACGTTGATGGTCCGACCGTCGGCGAGGTTTGCTTCAACCATCGCGACTTCGCCGGGGTCCATTTCACCGGCTCCACCGGCGTCTTCAACCGCATGTGGCAACAGATCGGCGCGGCGCTCGCCACCAATAAGTACAAGTCGTACCCGCGCATCGTTGGCGAAACCGGCGGCAAGGACTTCGTCATCGCCCACCCCTCGGCCGATGTCGATGTCGTCGTTACCGCCCTGCTTCGGGGCGCGTTCGAGTTCCAAGGCCAAAAGTGCTCTGCCGCCTCGCGATGCTACATCCCGTCCAACATCGCCGACGAGGTCAAATCCAAGCTCGTCGCCGGGGTCCAGTCGTTCAAGATGGGCACCGTCGAGGACTTCACCAACTTCGTCAACGCCGTCATCGACGAGAAGAGCTTCGATAGCATCGCCCGCTACATCGACCAGGCTAAGGCCGATGGCCAGAAGATTTTGGTCGGCGGCGGTCACGACAAGTCGAAGGGCTACTTCATCGAGCCGACCGTCATCGAGACCAGCGACGCCAAGTACACCACCATGTGCGAGGAGATTTTCGGCCCGGTCCTCACGCTCTACGTCTACGACGAATCGAAGTGGGACGAAACGCTGACGCTGATCGACGAGACCTCGCCCTACGCGCTCACCGGCGCGGTCATCTCCCAAGATCGCTACGCCATCGAGCAGGCCACGAAGGCCCTGCGCAACTGCGCGGGCAACTTCTACATCAACGATAAGCCGACCGGCGCGGTCGTCGGCCAACAGCCCTTCGGCGGCGCTCGCGCGAGCGGCACCAATGATAAGGCAGGCTCGGCCTTGAACCTCTATCGCTGGCTCTCCGCTCGGACGATCAAGGAAACATTCGTCCCGCCGACGGACTACAAGTACCCGTTCTTGGGCGAAAAGTAG
- a CDS encoding redoxin family protein: MVLANIGLLVLASKPKIETLFFLTTDCPISQRYTPEIKRIMKDYAKASDFKLVYEDSGVEFDVVTKHQTDYKIPGTFSLDKDHDQAKKLKVTVVPTAVVVDDKGNVLYFGRIDDSYGRDFQWHPTKERDLRNALQAIQKGEKVPVNKTKVIGCTISF; encoded by the coding sequence ATGGTCCTCGCTAACATTGGCTTGCTCGTGCTCGCGAGCAAGCCGAAGATCGAAACGCTCTTCTTCCTCACCACCGATTGCCCGATCTCCCAGCGATACACCCCCGAAATCAAGCGCATCATGAAGGACTACGCCAAGGCGTCCGACTTCAAGCTGGTGTACGAGGACTCCGGCGTCGAGTTCGATGTCGTGACCAAACATCAAACCGACTACAAAATCCCCGGCACCTTCTCGCTGGACAAGGATCACGATCAGGCCAAGAAGCTGAAGGTCACCGTTGTGCCCACCGCCGTCGTGGTCGATGACAAAGGAAACGTGCTGTACTTTGGCCGCATCGACGACTCCTACGGTCGCGATTTTCAATGGCATCCAACCAAAGAAAGAGACCTTCGCAACGCTCTCCAGGCAATCCAGAAAGGCGAGAAGGTCCCGGTCAATAAGACGAAAGTGATCGGCTGTACGATCAGCTTTTAG
- the glpX gene encoding class II fructose-bisphosphatase — translation MSSFSVEAIDLKDHKAVTVKHKSPHLDFLRVTERAALLSARWVGKGLKEEADDAACKGMRSALNELDIDGTIVIGEGEMDEAPMLYIGERVGSGEGPQVEIAVDPLEGTNLCANGMPNAIAVLAGCIKGEGHLLHAPDCYMDKIVVGPECKGAIDLTVPPRVNATMMSKCLGKRIDELTIGILDRPRHHDLIRDIRDTGARVHLITDGDLSVALAALDPDSGVDALMGIGGAPEGVISAAAALCYGGEMQARFVWSNESERERAQGMFGGDVDRLLHTTDLASGHVQFCATGITGGDMLRGVRYRRDYALTESILMRSKTGTIRRIQTMHRNFKREEDL, via the coding sequence ATGAGCAGCTTCAGCGTCGAAGCAATCGATTTGAAGGATCACAAAGCCGTGACCGTAAAACACAAAAGCCCCCACCTCGACTTTTTGCGCGTGACCGAACGCGCCGCTCTCCTCTCCGCTCGCTGGGTTGGCAAAGGCCTCAAAGAAGAAGCCGACGATGCCGCCTGCAAGGGCATGCGGAGCGCCCTCAATGAACTCGACATCGACGGCACCATCGTCATCGGCGAAGGCGAAATGGACGAAGCGCCGATGCTGTATATCGGCGAGCGCGTGGGCTCTGGCGAGGGGCCGCAGGTCGAAATCGCCGTGGACCCGCTAGAGGGAACGAACCTTTGCGCCAACGGCATGCCGAACGCTATCGCGGTCCTGGCCGGGTGCATCAAGGGCGAGGGGCATCTGCTCCACGCGCCGGACTGCTACATGGACAAAATCGTGGTTGGGCCGGAGTGCAAAGGGGCCATCGACCTCACGGTTCCGCCTCGGGTCAATGCCACGATGATGAGCAAATGCCTGGGTAAGCGGATCGACGAATTGACGATCGGCATTCTTGATCGACCACGCCACCACGACCTCATTCGCGACATTCGCGACACCGGCGCGCGGGTTCACCTCATCACCGACGGCGACCTCAGCGTGGCGTTGGCTGCGCTTGATCCCGACTCGGGCGTCGACGCGCTGATGGGCATTGGCGGGGCACCGGAAGGCGTCATTTCGGCGGCGGCGGCGCTGTGCTACGGCGGCGAGATGCAGGCGAGATTTGTTTGGTCGAATGAGTCCGAGCGGGAACGGGCGCAAGGGATGTTCGGCGGTGACGTGGACCGGCTTTTGCACACCACGGACCTGGCGTCGGGGCACGTGCAGTTCTGCGCGACGGGCATCACGGGCGGAGACATGCTTCGCGGCGTGCGATATCGACGCGACTACGCGCTGACCGAGTCGATTCTGATGCGCTCGAAGACGGGCACGATTCGGCGAATTCAGACCATGCACCGAAACTTTAAGCGCGAAGAAGATCTTTAG
- a CDS encoding TIM barrel protein, which yields MLVTKAGGFPIGFRQGWTEWFKDIDGMVAWAKSQNIGVIDMGGKCVPHLPILKENGIRVGTADLQDWHGLISEDSSHQKASLEANEKFIAECAEFGVQNYFAVMLPKDPSKPRSENFGYMMNSLEKLAKILEANKGKLVIEGWPGPGALCCTPEGYRACLKDTSDAIGINFDPSHLIRMGVDPIRFLKEFPNRVFHIHGKDCFVDQEALYNYGTEQPATFCKGHDFGNSVWRYTIPGHGVTPWVTVFEILQKAGYQGAVSIELEDENFNGSEAGEKLGIVTGAAVLASA from the coding sequence TTTCCCATTGGTTTTCGGCAAGGTTGGACCGAGTGGTTCAAGGATATCGACGGTATGGTCGCGTGGGCCAAGTCGCAGAATATCGGCGTGATCGATATGGGCGGCAAGTGTGTGCCGCACCTTCCGATTCTGAAGGAGAACGGTATCCGCGTCGGGACCGCCGACCTGCAGGACTGGCACGGGCTGATTTCGGAGGATTCGTCGCATCAGAAGGCTTCGCTGGAGGCGAACGAGAAGTTCATCGCGGAGTGCGCCGAATTTGGCGTGCAGAACTATTTTGCCGTGATGCTGCCCAAGGACCCGTCGAAGCCGAGGAGCGAGAACTTCGGCTACATGATGAACTCGCTGGAGAAGCTGGCGAAGATTTTGGAGGCGAACAAGGGCAAGCTGGTGATCGAGGGATGGCCGGGGCCGGGCGCGCTTTGCTGTACGCCGGAGGGCTATCGTGCGTGCCTGAAGGACACCTCGGACGCGATCGGAATCAACTTCGATCCGTCGCACCTGATTCGCATGGGCGTCGACCCGATTCGGTTCCTGAAGGAGTTTCCGAACCGCGTGTTTCATATCCACGGTAAGGACTGTTTTGTGGACCAGGAAGCGCTTTACAACTACGGAACCGAGCAACCGGCGACGTTCTGCAAGGGGCACGATTTCGGCAATTCGGTTTGGCGGTACACGATTCCTGGCCACGGCGTGACGCCTTGGGTGACGGTGTTCGAGATTCTCCAGAAGGCGGGGTATCAGGGCGCGGTCAGCATCGAGTTGGAGGATGAGAACTTTAATGGTTCGGAGGCAGGCGAGAAGCTGGGCATCGTGACCGGCGCGGCGGTTTTGGCGTCGGCGTAG